The genomic interval TAAAATATAATCTTGAATTTATTATTAAACTATATGAAAACAATTTAAGAGATCAAGGAGATAATCTTTTAAATAATATTGAAAAGATTATCTTAAACAATAATTGCTATATAACTCCTAAAATAAATTTGAATGGAGATAATTATGCAGCAATATATGGAGAGATGATATACTTATATCTTACAGCAATAGAGTTTAGGGAGAATAAAAATGAGTATTCAAAATAAAATAGAGGCTATTCTTCTACTTGGGGGAGATGAGATAAAGATAAAGGATCTTTGTAAATTCTTTTCTCTTTCAATAGATGAGATTATGCCAATAATTGATGAGTTAAAAAGAGCTAGAAAAGATAGTGGAATAAATATAGAGATCAATGGTGATTTAGTTTATTTAGTAACTAATCCTATATATGGAGAGGTTGTCAATGAGTTTTTTGAACATGAAGCTAAGCCTAAAAAACTTTCTGTTGCATCATTGGAGACACTATCAATTATAGCTTATAGACAACCAATTACTAAAAGTGAAATAGAAGCTATTAGAGGAGTTTCAGTAGATAGAATTATACAAAACCTAGAGGAGAAAAAATTTGTAAGAGTTTGTGGAAAAAAAGAGGGAACTGGTAGAGCTAATCTCTATGAAGTTACAGAAAAATTCCTAACATATATAGGTTTATCTTCTATTACTGAACTACCAAACTATATTGATATAAAAGGGAGAATTGAAGAAAATGGAAGAGATGAGGATAAATAAGTATCTAGCCTCAATTGGAATAGCTTCAAGAAGAGAGATTGACAGATTGATTGATGAAGGAGCTATTAAAGTAAATGGAGAAAAAGCAACAGCTGGTATAAAAGTTTCAGATAAAGATGAGATTTATATCAAAGGAAAAAAGGTAAATAAAAGTGTTGAAAGAAAAGTTTACTACCT from Fusobacterium varium carries:
- the scpB gene encoding SMC-Scp complex subunit ScpB; the encoded protein is MSIQNKIEAILLLGGDEIKIKDLCKFFSLSIDEIMPIIDELKRARKDSGINIEINGDLVYLVTNPIYGEVVNEFFEHEAKPKKLSVASLETLSIIAYRQPITKSEIEAIRGVSVDRIIQNLEEKKFVRVCGKKEGTGRANLYEVTEKFLTYIGLSSITELPNYIDIKGRIEENGRDEDK